The DNA window GAAGTGGCCTCGGTGAAGTCGATCATCGCGGGTGAGCAGACGCAGACCGTGTTCAAGGACACCCGCGAGCTGGCGGAGGTCGCCGCCGGTATGGCCGACGCCGTCGTGCAGGGCGAGGAACCCGAGGTCAACGACACCGAGAGCTACGACAACGGCGAGAGGGTCGTCCCGGCCCACCTCCTCGAACCGGTCTCGGTCGACGCCGACAACTACGAGGAGGAGTTGGTCGAAAGCGGTTACTACGAGGAGTCGGATCTCAAGTGAGCGACCTCATCCTCCAGATGCGCGCGATCTCCAAGGAGTTCCCCGGTGTCCGGGCGCTCTCGGATGTCGACCTGCGGATCCCCCGCGGTGAGGTCCGGGCGCTCGTGGGAGAGAACGGTGCCGGCAAGTCCACCCTGATGAAGGTACTCAGCGGTGTCCACCCCCACGGCGACTACACCGGGGAGATCCTGGTCGACGGTGACGTGCGGATGTTCTCCGGAATCCGCGACAGTGAGCGGGCGGGGATCGTGATCATCCACCAGGAGCTGGCTCTCGTCGGGAACCTCTCCATCGCCGAGAACATCTTCCTGGGCAACGAGCGGGTGCGCGGGGCCGGCCGCATCGACTGGGGACGTACCGTCAGCGACGCCCGCGATCTGCTGAGCCGGGTGGGGCTGGACCGGGACCCGACGCTTCCGGTGTCCGCGCTCGGCGTGGGTGAGCAGCAGCTCGTGGAGATCGCGAAGGCGCTCTCGAAGCGTGTACGGCTGCTCATCCTGGACGAACCGACGTCGGCACTGAACGAGGCGGAGAGCGACAACCTGCTACGGCTGCTGACGGAGCTCAAAGCACAGGGCATCACGTCGATCCTCATCTCGCACAAGCTGGACGAGGTCGCCAGGGTCGCCGACACGATCACTGTGCTTCGTGACGGCCGCACCGTCGAGACCATGGCGCTGGCCGAGGGCGGGGTCGATGAGGACCGCATCATCAGCGCGATGGTCGGCCGCGACCTGCAGCACCGCTTCCCCGAACGCACACCCCGCATCGGCGGGGTCCGGTTCGAGGTGCGCGACTGGAGCGTCGACCACCCCACCCAGCTGGGGCGCCGCATCGTCGACGGTGCCACCCTGACGGTCCGGCGCGGCGAGATCGTGGGCCTGGCCGGGCTGATGGGCGCGGGGCGGACCGAGTTCGCGATGAGCGTGTTCGGCCGCTCCTACGGGCAGTACGTCAGCGGGACCGTCCACAAGGACGGGGAGCGGATCCGCACCGGCAGCGTCGCCGACGCCGTCGCCAACGGCATCGCCTACGTCC is part of the Haloactinospora alba genome and encodes:
- a CDS encoding sugar ABC transporter ATP-binding protein yields the protein MRAISKEFPGVRALSDVDLRIPRGEVRALVGENGAGKSTLMKVLSGVHPHGDYTGEILVDGDVRMFSGIRDSERAGIVIIHQELALVGNLSIAENIFLGNERVRGAGRIDWGRTVSDARDLLSRVGLDRDPTLPVSALGVGEQQLVEIAKALSKRVRLLILDEPTSALNEAESDNLLRLLTELKAQGITSILISHKLDEVARVADTITVLRDGRTVETMALAEGGVDEDRIISAMVGRDLQHRFPERTPRIGGVRFEVRDWSVDHPTQLGRRIVDGATLTVRRGEIVGLAGLMGAGRTEFAMSVFGRSYGQYVSGTVHKDGERIRTGSVADAVANGIAYVPEDRKQLGLVMDDDIRHNLTLPGLRRVSRRAVINPAEESVAAERLRGQLQVKSRDIHQAARDLSGGNQQKVVLGKWMFTEPELLILDEPTRGIDVGAKYEIYMIIHRLVERGASVLMISSELPELLGMCDRVYAMREGRVTGDVAGSEADQESLMRLMTTTGP